From the genome of Candidatus Saccharimonadales bacterium, one region includes:
- a CDS encoding phosphatase PAP2 family protein, with product MTQTLIRLLADGLLVPIVLFSGYALVFWIPKGGRFEAYKRIFIAGLTTYLIAKLMGAVYQPSMERPFELLGIAPGASYLPNPGFPSDHALFAVFLTVAVWFETRRKSASIILVALTILMCIGRILALVHTPLDIVGGIFVALLGALWYLQGSKETRSFRKKPV from the coding sequence ATGACGCAAACGCTTATCCGGCTTCTTGCCGATGGTCTCCTTGTTCCTATCGTACTTTTTTCGGGGTACGCTCTTGTATTTTGGATTCCAAAAGGCGGTCGATTTGAAGCGTATAAACGCATTTTTATCGCAGGACTTACGACATACTTAATAGCAAAGCTCATGGGCGCGGTATATCAGCCCTCGATGGAACGCCCTTTTGAATTACTGGGGATTGCACCCGGGGCTTCATACCTTCCTAATCCAGGCTTTCCATCCGATCATGCACTATTCGCAGTATTCCTTACAGTAGCAGTATGGTTTGAGACGCGTCGTAAATCGGCAAGCATCATTCTCGTGGCTCTCACTATTCTTATGTGTATCGGCCGAATATTGGCATTGGTTCATACGCCGCTTGACATTGTAGGGGGTATTTTTGTCGCGTTGCTCGGTGCATTGTGGTACTTGCAAGGATCAAAAGAAACTCGTTCTTTCCGCAAAAAACCTGTATAA
- the cyoB gene encoding cytochrome o ubiquinol oxidase subunit I, which translates to MFGRLSVDALPHDLITIGGAVTMLGGALLVVAALTFFKRWKWLFKEWLTSLDPKKIGVMYLIIASIMLLRGVGDALLMRTQQALASDAAGILSSDHFQQIFSAHGTIMIFFVAMGLIFGLFNLLVPLQIGSRDVAFPFLNSVSFWLFAVGFGLVNLSLIVGEFSAAGWLAYPPLSELQYSPGVGVDYWIWSLQIAGVGSLLSGINFFVTILKMRAPGMTLMKMPVFIWSVLGSLVLIMFAFPILTATLGMLSLDRLIGAHFFTTDAGGNAMMYINLIWAWGHPEVYILILPAFGIFSEVVATFSRKRLFGYTSMVWAIAAIAFLSFTVWLHHFFTMGAGANVNAFFGIMTMVIAIPTGVKVFNWLFTMYRGRVKFATPMLWFMGFIVTFTLGGLAGVLMSVPAIDFQVHNSLFLVAHFHTMIIGGVVFGCFAGFTYWFPKFTGFTLNERLGRYAFWSWLVGFLLAFTPLYILGFMGATRRLDHYDASMGWQGLFVVAGIGVLFIGLGIFFQLLQLGYSIWKRNENRVQNDPWNGRTLEWAVSSPPPEYNFATIPEVSERDAYWMMKQTKHKTKPFKGTITIPKNSPLGFIIAVFAFMIGFGIVWHMFWMAGIGLVGIIVCIIVRISSDETERQVAVNEMIQEKGSRA; encoded by the coding sequence ATGTTTGGCCGTTTGAGCGTTGATGCTTTACCGCACGATCTTATTACTATCGGTGGTGCGGTAACCATGCTGGGCGGTGCACTTTTAGTTGTTGCGGCGCTGACATTTTTTAAACGATGGAAGTGGCTGTTTAAAGAATGGCTTACTTCGCTCGACCCGAAAAAAATAGGCGTCATGTATCTGATAATCGCCAGCATCATGTTGCTTCGGGGAGTAGGAGACGCGTTGCTTATGCGGACACAGCAGGCGCTCGCTTCGGATGCGGCCGGTATTTTGAGTAGTGATCATTTTCAGCAGATATTCTCAGCCCACGGAACAATCATGATTTTCTTTGTCGCAATGGGATTGATCTTCGGTTTATTTAATCTTCTTGTGCCGCTCCAGATCGGTTCGCGGGATGTTGCCTTTCCGTTTCTTAATTCGGTGAGTTTTTGGCTATTCGCTGTTGGGTTTGGGCTCGTTAATCTTTCCCTTATAGTGGGTGAATTTTCTGCCGCTGGCTGGCTGGCATATCCGCCACTTTCGGAATTGCAGTATAGCCCGGGAGTGGGGGTTGACTATTGGATATGGAGCCTTCAAATAGCAGGTGTCGGAAGTTTGCTATCGGGAATTAATTTCTTTGTGACAATCCTAAAAATGCGCGCACCCGGTATGACACTCATGAAAATGCCTGTATTTATTTGGAGCGTGCTGGGAAGTCTTGTATTGATCATGTTTGCTTTTCCGATCCTTACGGCAACACTCGGTATGCTTTCGCTCGATAGACTTATCGGGGCGCATTTCTTCACGACCGATGCGGGTGGAAATGCCATGATGTATATAAATCTTATCTGGGCCTGGGGGCACCCAGAAGTATATATTCTCATTCTGCCGGCGTTCGGAATATTTTCTGAAGTTGTCGCTACATTTTCACGTAAGCGTTTATTCGGCTATACGTCGATGGTATGGGCGATTGCGGCTATTGCTTTTCTTTCATTCACTGTTTGGCTCCACCACTTCTTCACGATGGGAGCGGGTGCAAACGTCAATGCCTTCTTTGGCATTATGACCATGGTTATCGCCATCCCTACGGGAGTAAAAGTCTTTAACTGGCTCTTTACGATGTATCGAGGACGAGTAAAATTTGCGACGCCAATGCTGTGGTTCATGGGCTTTATTGTTACGTTTACACTTGGTGGCTTGGCCGGCGTGCTTATGTCGGTTCCGGCGATTGATTTCCAGGTACACAATAGCTTGTTCTTGGTAGCTCATTTCCACACGATGATCATAGGCGGAGTCGTATTCGGATGTTTTGCCGGGTTTACTTACTGGTTTCCTAAATTTACTGGATTTACACTTAACGAACGACTGGGACGCTATGCATTTTGGTCGTGGCTTGTTGGATTCCTTCTCGCGTTCACACCGCTGTATATTCTTGGATTTATGGGAGCGACGCGCCGACTTGACCACTACGATGCTTCTATGGGATGGCAAGGCCTCTTTGTCGTAGCCGGAATCGGGGTGCTGTTTATCGGTCTGGGTATCTTTTTTCAGCTGCTTCAGCTGGGCTACAGCATATGGAAGCGAAATGAAAATCGAGTCCAAAATGATCCATGGAATGGACGTACGCTTGAATGGGCTGTCAGTTCTCCGCCGCCGGAGTATAACTTTGCCACTATTCCCGAAGTAAGTGAGCGCGATGCTTATTGGATGATGAAGCAAACGAAGCACAAAACAAAACCTTTCAAAGGTACGATCACTATCCCTAAAAATTCACCGCTTGGATTTATCATCGCGGTATTCGCATTCATGATAGGCTTTGGTATCGTATGGCATATGTTTTGGATGGCGGGAATCGGTCTGGTGGGGATTATTGTTTGCATTATTGTTCGTATCTCATCTGACGAAACGGAGCGCCAAGTGGCTGTGAATGAAATGATACAAGAAAAAGGAAGTAGGGCATAA
- the cyoA gene encoding ubiquinol oxidase subunit II, which produces MRRITKIILASVAVIGLGGIFYFLLHGADIAVLNPKGQIADKQRDLMIIATILGMSVVLPVFIMLFVFAWKYREGNTKARYMPDWQNNRIIETVWWGVPFIIITILGVIAWQSSHELDPYRSLDSSKKPVKIQVVALQWRWLFIYPDDHIASLSEVRFPVNTPVDFEITADAPMNSFWIPKLGGQVYAMTGMSTQLHLQANEKGDYPGSSANISGEGFADMKFTAKVVSDDDFARWKNDAKTAKEEMNSTAYAKIAEPSKDTTPRLYTLSEIDLYDTIVMKYMDIGNH; this is translated from the coding sequence ATGCGAAGAATAACTAAAATTATCCTTGCTTCGGTCGCTGTTATAGGACTTGGTGGTATCTTTTATTTTCTGTTGCATGGCGCGGATATAGCCGTTTTGAACCCTAAGGGACAAATCGCGGATAAGCAGCGAGACCTTATGATTATCGCAACAATACTCGGAATGAGCGTCGTGTTGCCTGTATTCATTATGTTGTTCGTATTCGCCTGGAAATACAGAGAGGGAAACACCAAAGCGCGGTATATGCCCGACTGGCAAAATAACCGGATAATTGAAACTGTATGGTGGGGAGTGCCGTTTATTATCATTACAATCCTTGGTGTTATCGCCTGGCAAAGTTCGCACGAGCTAGACCCATATAGGTCGCTTGATTCATCTAAAAAGCCAGTTAAAATTCAGGTAGTTGCGCTCCAGTGGCGCTGGCTTTTCATATACCCGGATGACCATATAGCGAGCCTTAGTGAAGTGAGATTTCCTGTTAATACGCCGGTTGATTTTGAAATAACGGCAGATGCCCCTATGAACTCGTTTTGGATTCCAAAACTGGGCGGTCAAGTGTACGCAATGACGGGTATGTCAACGCAATTGCATCTTCAGGCGAACGAAAAAGGTGATTACCCGGGAAGTTCCGCAAATATTAGCGGTGAAGGATTTGCTGATATGAAATTTACCGCCAAGGTCGTATCGGATGATGATTTTGCACGCTGGAAAAACGATGCCAAGACCGCCAAGGAAGAAATGAACAGTACGGCATACGCTAAAATTGCTGAACCCTCAAAAGACACAACGCCTCGTCTTTATACGCTGAGTGAAATTGACCTTTATGATACGATAGTTATGAAATATATGGATATAGGGAATCACTAA
- a CDS encoding pyridoxamine 5'-phosphate oxidase family protein, producing MSPAEIEPIIREYIEQVVHMSLATVKDNKPWVCEVHFSYDDELNLYFTSSKNSRHAQELIANPFVAGNIVTQHFKNQKVRCVEFEGEAEMLDGAEAEQTAYAAYVNRFGESEGLLNEIRKDGDVRSFKITVHDFFLFDSYGESRGKHHLPWKGKIAESSK from the coding sequence ATGAGTCCAGCGGAAATCGAACCCATCATTCGCGAATATATTGAGCAAGTCGTTCATATGTCGCTTGCAACTGTGAAGGACAACAAGCCATGGGTATGCGAAGTGCATTTTTCGTATGATGACGAACTGAATCTTTACTTTACTTCAAGTAAAAACAGCCGCCATGCTCAGGAGCTCATTGCTAATCCTTTCGTTGCGGGCAATATTGTTACGCAGCATTTTAAAAACCAGAAAGTCCGATGCGTTGAATTTGAGGGGGAAGCGGAAATGCTTGATGGTGCCGAGGCAGAGCAGACAGCTTACGCAGCGTACGTCAATCGATTTGGTGAATCGGAAGGTCTTCTCAATGAAATCCGAAAAGACGGTGATGTTCGTTCATTTAAAATTACCGTACACGATTTCTTCTTGTTTGACAGCTATGGAGAGTCGCGCGGAAAACATCACTTACCTTGGAAGGGTAAAATAGCGGAGAGTAGCAAATGA
- a CDS encoding aquaporin → MATKKAASTSKKSTAKKAAAKKQTSTKVTTVKAVESRPVAVAEATQKKTFKLDIGRRPLIAALIAEFIGTFIFAAAIIAGQGQPILVFFALVGVVLAIGTMSGAYVNPALTIAAWVTRRIGAWRALGYVVAQVLGAMLALVILNAYMSNTTAANPNQLYSAGAELFKAAALPEGKQWLVLMSEVLGTAIFGFAVAAATREIKERTAAAFTVGLGVYLGLMIAGSAAALISASAILNPAVAVALQVNFGNVWSWAVYILGSILGAVIGFALYDLLRNNSRENA, encoded by the coding sequence ATGGCTACCAAAAAAGCCGCTTCGACCAGCAAAAAGTCGACTGCCAAAAAAGCAGCCGCTAAAAAGCAGACGAGCACAAAGGTAACGACCGTAAAGGCTGTTGAATCTCGTCCTGTAGCTGTCGCTGAAGCAACACAGAAAAAAACGTTTAAACTAGACATCGGCCGACGGCCGCTGATCGCAGCATTGATTGCCGAGTTTATCGGAACCTTTATTTTTGCTGCGGCTATCATAGCCGGCCAAGGACAACCGATTTTGGTTTTCTTCGCATTAGTCGGTGTTGTACTTGCCATCGGAACGATGTCTGGTGCATATGTTAACCCTGCGCTTACTATTGCCGCATGGGTCACTCGCCGTATTGGCGCATGGCGTGCACTGGGCTACGTTGTTGCCCAAGTGCTCGGTGCAATGCTCGCACTTGTTATTCTCAATGCATACATGAGCAATACAACCGCCGCAAACCCAAACCAGCTCTACTCAGCCGGTGCTGAGCTGTTCAAGGCAGCAGCACTTCCTGAAGGCAAGCAGTGGCTTGTACTTATGAGCGAAGTTTTGGGTACTGCAATCTTTGGCTTTGCCGTCGCAGCAGCAACACGCGAAATCAAGGAGCGCACCGCAGCCGCCTTTACCGTGGGTCTTGGTGTCTATCTCGGTCTCATGATCGCAGGTTCTGCCGCAGCCCTAATTAGTGCCAGCGCGATCCTCAACCCAGCCGTTGCTGTTGCCCTTCAGGTCAACTTTGGCAATGTATGGTCATGGGCCGTATACATACTTGGAAGCATTCTTGGTGCGGTTATTGGTTTCGCGCTTTACGATCTTCTTCGCAATAACAGCCGCGAAAACGCGTAA
- the cyoD gene encoding cytochrome o ubiquinol oxidase subunit IV — protein sequence MKKPVVAYVTGYLLSIFLTLLAYFTVTSGNFAPFITIALILSFAVVQLFVQLIFFLHLGSESRPRWRLVTLGFGVLVVGIVVFGSLWIMDNLNYNMMHSPNKMQQYIDKQAGF from the coding sequence ATGAAAAAACCAGTAGTCGCCTACGTGACAGGATACCTTCTCTCTATTTTTCTTACGCTCTTAGCCTATTTCACGGTTACAAGTGGTAACTTTGCGCCGTTCATTACGATCGCGCTTATATTATCTTTTGCCGTCGTTCAGCTTTTTGTTCAACTGATATTCTTTTTGCATCTCGGCAGCGAATCACGACCTCGCTGGCGTTTAGTAACCCTGGGATTTGGTGTGCTTGTAGTAGGTATAGTCGTATTCGGTTCACTTTGGATTATGGACAATCTCAACTACAATATGATGCATTCACCAAATAAGATGCAACAATATATTGATAAACAAGCAGGCTTTTGA
- a CDS encoding phenylalanine--tRNA ligase subunit alpha — protein MEAIDTLRSQLLERIEQSEQPRDILKADEIKKLYAAIPSLLPEERALFGKRVNELKIELEKAIEVREASREDAAIEPIDITAPWDVNTKASQLLPTTQGSRHPLTRELEHVVDIFTRMGFEAIESRQIDDDFHMFGALNFPENHPARDGYDTFRTEEGFIPPAHTSTMQNRILKDGKAKLEAGGQIAAVSYGRVFRNEDVDATHEHTFYQCEGVFVSRDASLGQMLGTLRSFFQTYYGQELKIKTQPGYFPFVEPGLEFAIEKPAALGGKPGEWLEMLGCGMIHPNVLKAAGIDPNKYTGFAWGGGVERLVMLKYGIEDLRYFESGKLQFLRKFA, from the coding sequence ATGGAAGCAATTGATACTCTGCGTTCTCAGCTTTTAGAGCGCATCGAACAATCCGAACAGCCACGAGACATTTTAAAAGCCGATGAAATTAAAAAACTCTATGCTGCTATTCCGAGCTTGTTGCCTGAAGAACGAGCTCTGTTCGGCAAGCGTGTTAACGAGCTGAAGATCGAACTTGAAAAGGCAATCGAAGTCCGTGAAGCCAGCCGGGAAGATGCGGCGATCGAACCGATTGACATTACCGCACCTTGGGACGTGAATACAAAAGCATCACAACTTCTTCCCACCACGCAAGGTAGTCGCCATCCGCTAACTCGCGAGCTGGAGCATGTCGTCGATATTTTTACACGCATGGGATTTGAAGCGATTGAGTCTCGCCAAATTGATGACGATTTTCACATGTTTGGTGCGCTCAATTTTCCCGAAAATCATCCTGCCCGCGATGGCTACGATACCTTTCGTACTGAAGAGGGATTCATCCCTCCTGCGCACACCAGCACGATGCAGAATCGTATTTTAAAAGATGGTAAGGCCAAACTTGAGGCAGGTGGGCAAATTGCCGCCGTAAGTTATGGGCGCGTGTTTCGAAATGAGGATGTCGATGCGACGCACGAACATACATTCTATCAATGCGAAGGCGTGTTCGTGAGTCGTGATGCGAGCTTGGGCCAAATGCTTGGAACGCTACGCAGCTTTTTCCAAACATATTATGGGCAAGAACTAAAAATCAAAACACAGCCGGGTTACTTCCCATTTGTTGAGCCGGGACTTGAGTTTGCAATTGAAAAACCGGCGGCACTAGGGGGTAAACCAGGCGAATGGCTGGAGATGCTTGGGTGCGGTATGATTCACCCCAATGTGCTTAAGGCGGCTGGTATCGACCCAAATAAATATACAGGTTTTGCGTGGGGAGGGGGTGTCGAGCGCCTCGTGATGCTTAAATATGGCATTGAAGATCTTCGCTATTTTGAATCCGGCAAACTACAATTTTTGAGGAAGTTCGCATGA
- the pheT gene encoding phenylalanine--tRNA ligase subunit beta, which yields MIISVNWLKEYTDIDLPIAELATLIGARLVEIEETIDLSEKYKNVVIARVASCEKLEDSDHLNVTKLDDGGVVDGVERDENGYVQVVCGAPNVRAGLLVAWLPPQTTVPETFGTNEPFVLGARKLRGVMSNGMIASPRELALFDDHEGILEIADMDVQPGVSFSKTFALDDTLLDIENKSLTHRPDAFGVIGFAREVAGIQNMPFKTPVWLKNTDPDFAISASATTSPKVSIDDPELSARYQGVVIGNLDGLKKSQLSLQTFLARVGMRPISAIVDVTNYLMLETGQPLHAFDYDKLAAVNNGAIDIHVRSGREGETLALLDGRTITLSSEDIIIANGETAVALAGAMGGADTEIDESTKTIFLESATFNLYNLRATQMRHGIFSEAITRFTKGQPAALTAPVLRRFIELLEGTMTAVQLSEVVEDYPKKRGQEWIELSRSQVNKTLGSDFTAEAIEAALRNVEFIVEGDGEMFRVAAPYWRSDIHISEDIIEEVGRLNGFDSIKPTLPERDFTAVVPSDFDVLRARVRDLLTRAGANELLTYSFVHGDILEKAGQKRDDSYRITNSISPDLQYYRQTLTPSLLQYVYPNIKQGYDAFALFELNKVHPKTHGMTDENVPREADMLGLVVANKNQQEGAPYYQAKRLLDYLAQSLGLELEYASVGPSSNYPVTAPFEYRHSAFVTDKKTNTFLGIVGEYRKSVSRAFKLPASTAGFELGMNELYEAVSKLESNYTPISRFPGTERDICFRVSAEISYAEIVSAVARVLESETVESSIAPVDIYQSEDKTMKNITIRIKLIAHDRTLTGDDAARIVDDVTTNVIKQTNATVV from the coding sequence ATGATTATTTCTGTAAATTGGCTAAAAGAATATACGGACATCGACCTGCCGATCGCTGAGCTTGCGACACTCATCGGTGCTCGTCTTGTTGAGATTGAAGAAACAATTGATCTCAGCGAAAAGTATAAAAATGTAGTGATTGCTCGTGTTGCGTCATGTGAGAAACTTGAAGATTCCGATCATCTTAACGTAACAAAACTTGATGACGGTGGCGTGGTTGATGGTGTTGAGCGTGATGAAAATGGCTATGTGCAAGTAGTTTGCGGCGCTCCAAACGTACGTGCGGGTCTACTTGTTGCGTGGTTACCTCCTCAAACAACAGTGCCTGAAACTTTTGGCACAAACGAGCCATTTGTGCTCGGCGCCCGCAAGCTTCGTGGGGTAATGAGCAATGGTATGATCGCGAGCCCGCGTGAACTGGCGCTTTTTGATGATCACGAAGGAATCTTGGAAATTGCAGACATGGATGTGCAGCCAGGTGTCTCTTTTTCAAAAACGTTCGCGCTCGACGACACATTGCTTGATATTGAAAACAAATCACTTACTCATCGCCCCGATGCGTTTGGGGTGATCGGCTTTGCTCGCGAAGTTGCAGGTATCCAAAATATGCCTTTTAAAACGCCGGTATGGCTCAAAAATACGGACCCCGATTTCGCCATTTCCGCGAGTGCAACTACGTCGCCGAAAGTATCCATAGATGACCCAGAGCTTTCTGCGCGGTACCAGGGTGTTGTTATTGGAAATCTTGACGGTCTAAAAAAGTCACAGCTTTCTTTACAAACTTTTTTGGCACGCGTGGGTATGCGGCCGATCAGCGCCATTGTTGATGTGACTAATTATCTTATGCTCGAGACAGGCCAGCCTCTTCATGCGTTTGATTACGATAAATTGGCGGCCGTTAATAATGGCGCCATCGATATCCATGTGCGGAGCGGCCGCGAGGGGGAGACTCTTGCTTTACTCGATGGCCGAACCATCACGCTCTCTTCGGAAGATATTATAATTGCGAATGGTGAAACAGCCGTTGCTCTCGCCGGTGCAATGGGTGGCGCTGATACTGAAATCGATGAGTCAACGAAAACGATTTTCCTAGAAAGCGCAACGTTTAATCTTTACAATTTGCGGGCGACGCAAATGCGCCACGGTATATTCAGTGAAGCAATTACCAGATTCACCAAAGGTCAGCCAGCAGCTCTGACGGCACCTGTTTTAAGACGGTTCATAGAACTTCTTGAGGGCACAATGACTGCGGTGCAATTAAGTGAGGTCGTTGAAGACTATCCTAAAAAGAGAGGGCAAGAATGGATTGAGCTTAGTCGTAGCCAGGTCAACAAAACGCTCGGGTCTGATTTCACAGCAGAAGCTATTGAAGCAGCGCTTCGTAACGTTGAATTTATCGTGGAAGGCGACGGTGAAATGTTTCGTGTGGCGGCGCCTTATTGGCGAAGCGATATTCATATTTCCGAAGATATTATCGAAGAAGTTGGTCGGCTTAATGGCTTTGACTCAATCAAACCGACGCTGCCTGAGCGTGACTTTACAGCTGTAGTACCAAGTGACTTTGATGTATTGCGAGCGCGTGTTCGTGATTTACTTACAAGAGCGGGGGCGAACGAGCTTTTAACATATAGTTTTGTGCATGGTGATATTTTAGAAAAGGCCGGCCAGAAAAGGGATGATTCGTATCGTATTACCAACTCCATCAGTCCCGATCTCCAGTATTATCGTCAGACACTTACGCCGAGCTTGCTTCAGTATGTTTATCCAAATATTAAGCAGGGTTACGATGCCTTTGCCCTATTTGAACTTAATAAAGTTCATCCTAAAACTCATGGCATGACTGACGAAAATGTACCGCGCGAAGCTGATATGCTTGGGCTTGTCGTTGCAAACAAGAACCAGCAAGAAGGTGCGCCGTATTATCAAGCTAAACGACTGCTTGATTACTTAGCGCAGAGCCTTGGTCTTGAGCTTGAGTATGCGTCAGTCGGTCCGAGTTCAAATTATCCCGTTACGGCACCATTTGAGTATCGGCACTCGGCATTTGTCACAGACAAGAAAACGAACACATTTCTAGGTATTGTTGGTGAGTATAGGAAATCCGTATCACGTGCATTCAAATTACCCGCAAGTACGGCAGGGTTTGAACTTGGCATGAACGAACTATATGAGGCTGTATCAAAACTCGAGAGTAACTATACGCCAATCAGCCGTTTCCCCGGAACAGAACGTGATATATGTTTTCGGGTGAGCGCTGAGATTTCTTATGCAGAAATCGTATCGGCGGTGGCACGCGTACTTGAATCTGAAACGGTAGAATCCTCAATTGCTCCTGTGGATATATATCAGTCCGAAGACAAAACGATGAAGAATATCACCATTCGAATTAAGCTTATTGCTCATGACCGTACGCTTACGGGCGATGACGCGGCGCGGATTGTTGATGATGTTACGACGAACGTTATAAAACAGACAAACGCGACTGTTGTGTAG
- a CDS encoding DNA recombination protein RmuC, translating into MDITLIFIVLGLIIVGFAAVIFVLNQRLSEMKNAGAVELMKTDLVELSRNVGALQQAMGDKLERSTTVMQASVQKQLGESAKLVADVTQRLAKLDETNRRVVDVADELKTLQNVLQNPKQRGVFGEYYLQSVLENVLPPGQFAMQYKFNDGEIVDAVIFLERGQILAIDSKFSLENYNRMIEAKDKPERERLLLKVKADLKGRIDETSKYIRPNENTMDFAFMFIPSESLYYDLLINNVGNGGSSRDLIEYAFRDKHVIIVSPTSFMAYLQTVLQGLRSLQIEEQAKDIQVRVGKLGQHIGKFEVYMQKLGSSLGTTVNHFNNAHKELGKVDKDVIKIANTAAGVEPVLLDRPRQDED; encoded by the coding sequence ATGGATATAACGCTTATTTTTATTGTTTTAGGTTTGATTATTGTCGGTTTTGCTGCGGTTATTTTTGTATTGAACCAGCGGCTAAGTGAAATGAAGAATGCGGGTGCCGTTGAGCTCATGAAGACTGATCTTGTTGAACTAAGCCGCAATGTCGGCGCCTTGCAGCAGGCCATGGGTGACAAGCTAGAACGTAGCACGACAGTCATGCAGGCATCGGTGCAAAAGCAGCTCGGCGAGAGTGCTAAGCTGGTGGCAGACGTTACTCAGCGGTTAGCCAAACTGGATGAAACCAACCGGCGCGTGGTTGACGTGGCCGACGAGCTTAAGACGCTCCAAAACGTTTTGCAAAATCCGAAACAACGCGGTGTTTTTGGCGAGTATTACTTGCAATCAGTGCTCGAAAACGTCTTGCCCCCAGGACAGTTTGCGATGCAATACAAGTTTAACGATGGTGAAATTGTGGATGCGGTGATTTTTTTGGAGCGAGGGCAAATCTTAGCTATAGATAGTAAGTTCAGCCTTGAAAATTACAATCGTATGATCGAGGCAAAAGACAAACCTGAGCGCGAGCGTTTATTGTTAAAAGTGAAGGCTGACCTTAAGGGAAGAATCGACGAAACTAGTAAATATATCCGACCAAACGAAAACACAATGGACTTTGCGTTTATGTTTATTCCGAGTGAATCATTATACTACGATCTTCTTATCAATAATGTCGGTAATGGTGGTAGCTCACGCGACCTTATTGAATATGCATTTCGCGATAAACATGTGATCATCGTGAGTCCTACAAGTTTTATGGCGTATCTCCAAACAGTGCTCCAAGGGCTTCGTAGCCTCCAAATTGAAGAGCAGGCTAAAGATATTCAGGTGCGTGTAGGCAAGTTAGGTCAGCATATCGGTAAATTTGAAGTATATATGCAAAAACTTGGGTCATCTCTTGGGACAACCGTAAACCACTTCAATAATGCCCATAAAGAACTAGGAAAAGTTGATAAAGACGTTATAAAAATAGCCAATACTGCTGCGGGTGTTGAGCCGGTGTTGCTTGATAGACCTCGCCAAGACGAGGATTAG
- the cyoC gene encoding cytochrome o ubiquinol oxidase subunit III yields the protein MQVETTLRAQNERTLIGFWIYLMTDVVLFATLFATYMVLQGSTNGGPAGSDIFNLQFVLVETGLLLTSSFTAGLMTVAMRKSDSTQAAWWLIITFLLGASFLGLELQEFTKLASEGNSWQHSAFLSSFFTLVGTHGLHIFFGLLWSAVLFIQLIKKGLTNNVTRRLSLFGMFWHFLDVIWIFIFTIVYLMGVVL from the coding sequence ATGCAGGTTGAAACTACCCTCCGGGCTCAAAACGAAAGAACGCTCATTGGGTTTTGGATTTACCTTATGACGGATGTCGTTTTGTTTGCCACACTTTTTGCGACGTATATGGTCTTGCAGGGCAGTACGAATGGAGGGCCGGCTGGGTCGGATATATTCAACCTACAATTCGTACTGGTTGAGACGGGACTCTTGCTGACGAGTAGCTTTACAGCAGGCTTGATGACTGTTGCCATGAGAAAGTCAGACAGCACACAGGCGGCATGGTGGCTCATAATTACCTTTCTCCTGGGGGCGAGCTTCCTTGGGCTGGAGCTCCAGGAATTTACAAAACTTGCAAGCGAAGGTAATAGCTGGCAGCATAGCGCCTTTCTTTCGAGTTTCTTTACGCTCGTCGGAACTCACGGGTTACATATTTTCTTTGGGCTGCTTTGGTCGGCGGTACTATTTATTCAGTTGATAAAAAAAGGGCTTACAAATAACGTCACTAGGCGATTATCACTCTTTGGTATGTTTTGGCACTTCCTCGATGTAATCTGGATATTTATATTTACCATCGTGTATCTTATGGGGGTTGTGTTATGA